A window from Rhizosphaericola mali encodes these proteins:
- the rpsF gene encoding 30S ribosomal protein S6, which yields MNNYELMAIFTPVLSDDDFKAIQKKYTDFVEANGGTITYTNPWGLKSLAYPIQKKTTALYWVLEYSAPSDFNEKFKIQFLRDDQVLRHMITVLDKYAVEYNAKKRSGVKTDTEKVEA from the coding sequence ATGAACAATTACGAATTGATGGCGATTTTTACCCCTGTACTTTCTGATGACGATTTTAAAGCGATTCAGAAAAAGTATACCGACTTCGTAGAAGCAAACGGTGGTACTATTACGTACACTAATCCATGGGGATTAAAATCGCTGGCGTATCCTATCCAAAAGAAAACTACAGCTTTATACTGGGTTTTGGAATATAGTGCGCCATCCGACTTCAACGAGAAGTTTAAGATCCAATTTTTACGTGACGACCAAGTGTTGCGTCACATGATCACTGTACTTGACAAATACGCCGTTGAGTATAATGCTAAAAAGAGAAGTGGCGTAAAAACTGATACCGAAAAAGTGGAGGCATAA
- the rpsR gene encoding 30S ribosomal protein S18, which translates to MAKANEIKYLTAIKQEQPKKKFCRFKKYGIKYIDYKDVEFLKKFVNEQGKLLPRRLTGNSLKYQRKVSIAIKKARQMALLPFVADLLK; encoded by the coding sequence ATGGCAAAAGCAAATGAAATCAAATACCTTACCGCTATCAAACAAGAACAACCTAAAAAGAAGTTCTGCCGTTTCAAAAAGTATGGTATCAAATACATCGATTATAAAGATGTAGAATTTTTGAAAAAATTCGTTAACGAACAAGGTAAATTATTGCCACGTCGTTTAACTGGTAACTCTTTGAAATATCAAAGAAAAGTATCTATCGCAATTAAGAAAGCTCGTCAAATGGCATTATTGCCTTTTGTTGCAGATCTTTTGAAATAG
- the rplI gene encoding 50S ribosomal protein L9, which yields MQVILIKDVDNLGQAHELATVKSGYARNFLIPQKFAIEANPTNLKVLNEKLKVKAKKEAALLAQINEVVEVLKGSPVKIGAKTGTTDKIFGRVTSLQIARAIKEQKGYELDRKRIAIPEEVKEIGLHKATIDFGNGNITEIEFDVVAE from the coding sequence ATGCAAGTAATTTTAATTAAAGACGTTGACAATTTAGGTCAAGCGCACGAGTTAGCAACTGTAAAAAGCGGTTATGCTCGTAACTTTTTGATCCCACAAAAGTTTGCTATCGAAGCGAATCCTACCAACTTGAAAGTTTTGAACGAAAAGTTGAAAGTGAAAGCTAAAAAAGAAGCTGCTTTATTGGCTCAAATCAACGAAGTTGTTGAAGTATTGAAAGGTAGCCCTGTTAAAATCGGTGCTAAAACTGGTACTACAGACAAAATCTTCGGTCGTGTTACTTCTCTTCAAATTGCTCGTGCAATTAAAGAACAAAAAGGATACGAATTGGATCGCAAACGTATTGCCATCCCTGAAGAAGTTAAAGAAATCGGTCTTCACAAAGCAACTATCGACTTCGGTAATGGTAACATCACTGAAATTGAGTTTGATGTTGTTGCTGAATAA
- a CDS encoding DUF5808 domain-containing protein: MENLHNDSENWKWGIFYYNKNDKRLFPPKRNPWLGYTVNFANARSIFALLILIAIIITITELSMRYFVK, translated from the coding sequence ATGGAAAATCTACATAATGATTCAGAAAATTGGAAATGGGGGATTTTCTATTACAATAAAAATGATAAACGTTTATTTCCTCCCAAACGTAACCCATGGCTAGGTTATACCGTTAATTTTGCGAATGCAAGATCCATATTTGCATTATTGATTTTGATCGCCATCATCATTACTATTACAGAATTATCTATGAGATATTTTGTAAAATGA